CAGCATCCGCGCCAGCCAGTAGCGCGGCGCCCTGGCGGCGGCGCCGCCGCCGGCGCGCACCCAAACCGTGCCGTCGGGGCCGCTGTCGCAGACCACCCCGTCGACGTCGACCGGCAGCGAACCCGGCGGCGCATCCTCGTACGGCGCAAACGGCTCCGGCGGGACGGCCTCCCAACTCGCCGGCGGCGGTTGGGCGTCGGCGCCGCCGGAGTCGAACACCAGCGCGCGCCGTACGCCGCGCGCGGCGACCGCCTCGCCCGGCGGCACATAGATGAGATCGCCGCCGCACCACGGCGGCTCGCCGTCGACCACGACGGCGTAGCCGCCGCGCGGTGGCGCGAACGCATCCGGTTCGACCCGCAGCGACAGGGCGGCATCGCCGACCCGGCCGACGATCCGCTCGGACTCCGACATCAGGTCGAATTGCGCCAGCGGCACGTCCGCGGCGCCGTAGCGCTTCGGCCCGCCGGCGCGGGTCGCCGACGCACCCAAGGGCCGCTCCACCGGCTCACGCGGCACGCTCGTACACGCGACGAGCGACCAGCCGCAACGGCGCATTCCGGGAGCGAACGCCATCGGCGCGTACGGCGGCCGCAGCCGTCCCGGCCAGTGCAGAAACCCGTACGGGTGCAGCACGAGGTCGTGGACCCGGTGCTTGTAGCGCGCCACGTCGGCGCCCGTGTCGAAGTCGGAGATCAGCGTGAGCATCGGCATCGCGTCGACGAGCGGGTCGCCGGTCGCCATCGCGACGGCGTATTCGTCCGACACGTTGCGATGGGCGAAATACAGCGGCTCGGACGCGGTGGCGATCTCGAGTTGGGCGTCGCCGACGCGCGCGACGACGGTGAGGTGATGCTCGAACCGCTCCGGTCGCGCGACGAGTTCGCGCAGGTTGACGCGCCGCGCTCCCCCGGCCAGCGGCGGCCGATCCGCCGCGGGGAACTGCCAGTGCGAGGTCGTCGGGTGGCGCCGCACGGTCGCGTCTATCGTCGCACGTAGGCGCCCGCGCAGGTCGCGACGACCGCACAAAACACGATCCACCGCACCGCCGCCGGCGGCGCCCGCACGGCGAACCGCACGCCGAGTTGCGAGCCCACCACCGTGCTGGCGGCGAGTACCGCCGCCGGCCCCCACGCCACCTGGCCCGCGCGCGCGAACACCGCGAGCGCGACGACGCCGAACACGAGAGTGCACACCAGCTTCAGAGCGTTGGCGGCGGCCAGGCCGTAGCGCAGCGCCCCGCCGAGGACGCTGAGCAGCACGAAGCCGACCCCCGCCTGGACGAAGCCGCCGTAGACGCCGGCGGCCAGCAGGCCCGCGACGCCGGCGGGGCTGTCGCGCAGGCGGCGAGGCCGCGCGCGGGCGGGAGCGGTCACCGCGGCCGGCCGCGCCAACCAGAGCGCGGCCACCGCGACCATCGTGGCGAGCAGGACCGGCTTGAGGACGCCAGGCGGCACGCGCGACGCGAGCACGGCGCCGGCGAACGCCCCGGCCGCCGTCGGTAGCAACACCGGCGCGACCGCCGCCTCGTCGAGAGCGCCCGCGCGGCGAAAGCCGAGGATGCCGGAGATGGACTGGCTCACGACCGACAACCGATTCGTGCCGTTGGCGACGTCGGCGGGCAGCCCGAGCGCCATGAGCGCCGGCAGGGTGAGCATCGATCCACCGCCGGCGACCGTGTTGATCGCGCCGGCCGCGACGCCGGCCGCGACCACCGCCAGGTAGGTGCCGGCGCCGCCGTCGATCACGCGCTGAACCGCTCCCGAATCCACGGAACGACCGCGTCCATCAGCGCGTCCACGTCAGGCGCATCGCGCGCGCCGGGTTCGGCTGGCTCGAAGTAGTGGCGCGCGCCGGGAAACCGCAAAACCGTCTGGTCGTCCGCGCCGGCGGCCGCGGCGATCGGCTCCGCGTCGGTGCGCGGATAGATCTCGCGATCGCGACCGGCGAAGGCCAGCAGCGTCGGTTCGCGAATGCGCGCGATGTTGCGCACGAGGTCGGCGTTCGACGACAGAGCCGACCAGGTCGACAGCCACGCGCGCGGGGTGACGACTCGCGCGAACCCGAGGCGTTGGTAGTTCATCAGGTCCGGCCGCTCGCTCAGCAGCGAGCCGTAGTCGCGATCGGACGGGTCCAGATGGCGGTCCACGTAGTGGAGGTTCGCCATCGTCCGGTAGACGACCATCACCGGCTCGAACGCCGCGCGGCGCTCGAGCCGACGGCGCGCGGCATCCGGCAGATCCCCGGCCGCGCCCACCGCGGCGCGGGCGTCGGCGGCCCCGGCGATCAGGGCGCGGGCGCGCGCGTCGAGGCGGCGGACGCGGTCGAGCTGCGCGGCGCGGTAGCGCGCGACGAACGTATCGTCGTATTCACACCACTGCGGCGGCGGCCGAAACCCGTTGGCGGGATCGTACATGTCGAGCGCCGGATCGGTCGCCAGCGGGTTCTCCTCGTCGACGACGGCCGGATCGATGCACTGCGCCAGCACGTGCCCCTGCCCGCGGTGACACGCGACGAACACGAGCCCGTCGGCCGGCGGCATGTCGGCTGTCGCCAGGCGGGTCGGCGCGCCGCACGGGGCCGAGGCAATTCGATCCGCCGGCGGCTGCGACGCCTGCGCCTGATACAAGGCCATCAACGAGCCGCCGCCGCTGTTGCCGAACAGCACGACGCGCTCGACACCACGATGGTTGCGGACGAACGCAACCGCCGCCGCGACGTCCAACACGATCTCCTCATGGACGGTGTCGACGTCGTTGTTCGGGTTCCGCGTGTTCGCCGCCAGCACCCCGAAGCCGGCGTCCACCAGGCGCGGAATGCAATAGTGGTGGGTGAAGTCGACTCGCGGGTGCATGACGACGACCGCCGTGCGCGGCCGCGGCCGGGCCCGCGGCGTCCAGTACAGCGCGCGAAACTCGCGGAAGTCCGCGGCGCGCAGCACGAGCGACTCGACCTGCGCGTCGCGCGGCTTGCGGCGAAAGTGAAACGGCGCGCCGCCCCAATAGGTCTTCGAGATGAGGATCATCGCCCGCGACGGGCGTCACTGTACCGCAGCCGCGGCGGCGCCAGGCGCGGCGCGAGCCGCTCGACGGCGCGCGCCAACGCGGCGGCGTCCGCGCCGGCGGGGGCGGGCGCCGCTTGAAACGGCGGATCGACGACGAGCGTCGGGCCGAGCGAGCCGACGATCGGGGCGTTCGGCGCGGTGCCGGCCCGCTCGAATCGCACCTCGCCAGTCGCCAGATAGCCGAGCAGTTCCGGCTCCGGCGCTCCCGTGAACCGCAGCAGCGCGCCGAACGACGCCGCCCAATCGAGTTCGAACGACGCGCCGTCGGCCAGCGCGACGGCCGGCGCCGTCACGTAGACCACGGCCGCGGTCGAGTCCGGCAGCAACCCGGCGATCGCGACCACCGCCTCGCCAGGCTGCTCGCCCGGGCCGGCCATCGCGCCGATCGCGGTGAACGTCACCCGCGAGCCGTCGTAGACGACATCGATCGTGCCGGTGCCGGACTGGAACGGATCGCCGCCGAGCGTGCCCCACGTCGTGGAGAAGGAGCCGGACAGGTCGCCGCGCGGCACCATGCACGGCGGGCCGGTGAGCGGGTCGTCGATCGCCGCGGGCGCGCCGGCGAGCGCCTCGCGCACGCTGTCGCCACGGGCGCGGACGAATGCGCGCATGTCGTCGATCTCGGCGTCGAACGCATCGCGGCCGCCGGTCGCGTCGACGACGTCGGCAATGAGCGCCTGCATCCGATCGATTTCCGCGAGCCATGCGTCCGGATCCCACTGGTCGGCCAGTTCGCGGAGGCGGGCCAGGTAGCGGGCGCGCGTGTCGGCCACGTTGTACAGCCGGCGCGCGAGGTAGCCGCTGCCGAACACCGCCGGCGCGTCGCCGTGCAGCACCGCGTCCGCCCCCCAGGGCACGAACCGGAACCGGCCGTCCCCCGGGTCCGCGTAGACGTAAAAGTTGTTGCGGTTCCCGGCATAGCCGTCCCAGTGGGCGACGAACACCTCCGCGGCCCAGAAGTCGATGTAGTCGTCGATGTCCACCAGCGGGTCGAGGGCGTCGAGCAACTCGACGTCGGACGCCCCTTCGAGCGCGCCGACCATCGCGTCGATGTCGCTGAAGTCGGCCGCCGCCTCGTTGTTCTTCTTTTCGAACGTCCCCTTCCACGACGTGCGGAAGTCGGACAGCGTCCCCTCGTACAGATTGCCTCCGTCGCCGGCGAAGTGCCGGCGCAAAAAAGGCGCCTTGATCGGCTCGACGTTGGCGTAGACGCCGAGGTCGCGGCCGTTGACGACGACGTGCGCGAAGTTGCAGCGCGGGGCCGGCACACCGGCCCAGGCCATCACCGCGTACCCCATGCACGCGTTGATGTACCCCGGGTCTTGCCGCTGGTTGTTGAGTGTGAGGCGCTTGAGGCCGCGGTAGCGCTGGTCGGGCGCGTATTCGTTGAACTTGATCTTGAGCGACGGCTTGTCGACGCTGAGCGAGCCGATGAAGCCCTTCTTGCGGACGCCGACGTCCATCGGCGCCGTCCAGCCGTCGATGGTCACCGTCGCCGGGAAGTAGGTCCACGGCTTCGCGAACGGCTGTGCGGCACAATCGGCGCCGAGCAGCACGTCGAACAAGGTGCGGGTCTGATGGCGCAGCGCGTCCCAGTCGGCCGCGGCCATGTCGATCTCGATCTGCAGGACGTGGTTCGGGTCGTAGACCGCGTCGGACTCGTCGATGCCGGCGTCCGGCCGCACGGCGCCGGCATCCGGCCCCGGCGGACCGGGCAGCCCTTCGTCGGCGCCGCAGGCGACCGCGGCCGCCGCCAACACGGCCCGCCAGGCCGCGCGCGCAGAACGACACCCCACCATACGGCCGAGTATTGCGAACGCCGTGCCGCGCGTATGTACGCGACACCACGCTTGGCGCGGCGTCGGAATTCCCGCCGCTGTCGGATTCGGCGGCAGCGGGTGCCGGCGCGCGCGACGCCGGCTGGCGATCACCCGCGCGTCACGACGTCGAGCAGATCCCGCAACATGCGGTAGGTCAGGCCCCACACGTCGTGGCCCTCGTAGCGCCAACACGGAAACTCTCGCTCGACCGGCCCGAGGCGGTAACGGTGCGTCGCGTCCAGTTCGCCGGCCACCGCGCGATCGAGCGGCAACCAGAACGCGGCGGCCGCCTCGGCGTTGAGCGCCAGCGGCGCCGGCTCGACCAGCTCGAACACGAACGGGACGATCGCGAGGGGCAGCACCGCGCCGCGCGCGATCGCGCGGGTCGGCGGCAGGCCGCCGAGCAGGCGCCCGCGGCGCGCGAGGTCGAGGCCGACCTCCTCGCGCGTCTCGCGGATCGCGGTGGCGACCAGGTCCGCGTCGACCGGCTCCTCGCGGCCGCCCGGCAGCGACACTTGCCCGCTCCAGCGGTCGCCGGGTCGAGTCGCCCGCTTCATGAGCAGGACGTCCGGCGCGTCGCGGTCGAAGCGGAGTATGGCGGCGACGGCCGCCCGCGCCGGAGCGCACGTCGGCGGCGGCGGCAGGCGGCCGCGGAGCCGGGTCTCGAACTGTCGCTTGCTCAACATCACGGCCGCGCGTGGGCGCGGCGTGTCTGTAGCACGGCCCGCGCGCGCCGTCAGCTCACCGCCTTGAGCAGGTCGCTGCCGCGCTCGGCGGGCGCCACCGCGCCGCGCGCGGTGACGATATCGTGGGCCGAGTGCGCGTCGAACTCGTCCGTTCCGACCACCTCCGATGGCCCGCGGAACGCCTGCCACGCGGCGGCGAGTTGCCGCAGCGGGCGACCGCGCGTGTCGGCGGTCGGGAACATCAGCTCGCCGGCGGCGTTGAGCGCCTGCACGGCGATGTTGCGCTCGCGGTCGAACGGAATGCCGAGCGCGACGAACGCCTCGCTCAGGGCGGCGATCTGTTTGCGGCGCCCGCGCTCGAGCACCTCGCGCGCGTCGATGCCCAGCACCTCGTAATCCGGCTCGAGCTGCTTGTTCTCCCACATCGCCCAGAACAGGACGCGGCACTGGAACGTGAGCATCATGCTGATCTGGCGCCGGCTCATGTCCTTCATCAGCATCGGCAGGTATTGCATGCCGAGCCCGACGTGGCGCGCCTCGTCGCGCTCGTAATAGGTCAGCAGCTCGGACAGGACCGGCTCGACGTTCAACTCGCGCACCGTCTGAAACAGCGTGAGCGCCAGCGTCTCGATCATGAGTTGCATGCCGAGCAGCTTGTAGGCGAGCTTGTCGGTGTCGAGGACGAGCTCGAGCAGAGCCTCGGGCGCGCGGTCCATCGGTTCCGGCTCGAACCCGATGGCGCGCAGGTAGTCGTACATGACGTAAAAGTGGCGGGCCTCGTCGTGCGCCTGGCTCGTCGCGGCCATCTTGGCCTCGAGCGGCTCGAGCCGGTCGGCGAGTTGGGCGGAGATCCGCCACGCCGCCAGCTCGCCCCACAGGATGATGTTGAATAGCCGGCCGAGCGCGCGCTGCGTGTCGGCCGGGATCTGCGGCCGACCGTGCTTGTCGATCAACATCTGGAGGATCTGCTTGCCGTCCCACGCCAGTTCCTGCCCGCGGTGGTAGATGCGCTCGCACTTGGCGAAGCGCTTGGCTTCCGCGGCGCTGCGCTCGAGATCGAACATGCCGTACGGAATGTGGCGGCTGCGGTTGCGCTTGCGCAGAAACATGGCTACTCCTTCAGCTTTCTTTGTGATGCAGGTACAACAGACACATGGACGTGATCTCCGCGGCGAGCCGGCGCGGCGGTACGGGCGGCGGCGCGTCGTCGTGCAGGCAGTGGGCGTGCAGCGCGCTGAGCACGAGCCACACCGCCACGCGCACGCCGACTTCCGGCTCGGGGTGGTCGAGCGTCTCGCCGCGGCGGTCGAGAAGCGCGAGAACGCGCTCGGCCACCGCGTCGCCGAGGCGGCGGCCGACCGCGTCGAGGTCCGGGTCGTCGGCGGCAGCGAGGGAGATTGCGCGAATCAGCCGGCGACGCTGGACGAACACGTCGACGAGGAACGCCACGCACGACTCGACGACGTCGCGTAGCGAGTAGCCGTGCCAGCGCGCCGGATCGAGCACCGCGCAGGCCGTGTCGACCGCCTGACGGTAGAACCGATCGGCGACGCAACGCAGCAGGGCCTGCTTGTCGGGAAACCGGTTGTAGAACGAACCCACCGACGATTCGGCGCGGCGCGCCACCTCGGCGACGGTCGCGCCGTCGAGGCCGCGCTCGACGATCAACTCCTCGGCCGCGTCCAGCAGGCGCTCGAGGGTCTGCGCGCTGCGCGCCTGTTGCGGCGGGCGTACCCATTCGAGCGGCTGGAGCGGCGGCGTCACGACAGGACCAGAATCAGAATGTTGATTCTAATCTCGAGCGGGCCTCCAGTCAAGTGCGCCTTCGTCCTGCGGGCGGGCCGCCGGGGACCGGCTCGCCCAGCCGGCGCGCGCGTAGGGCGGCCGCGACGGCCGGTCCGGACGGCCACCGCAGGGCGGCGGTAGGACGGCGAACTACACCTGCGCACACATATAATGTTGGCTGCCCTCTCCGGCCTGGGGTTCGGAGGCTCCGGCGACCGCTCCGGGCGAGCGCCCGGAGGGCGAACTTTCGCGCGATTACGGCGAACCCGGATCGGATCCGGTCTTGCAACTCGCAAGCGATGCCATGACACGAACCTGCCGGGTCCTCGTCCTGTCCGCCGCCGCCCTCGTCGGCCTCGCCGGCCAGCCCGCCCCCGCCGCCGCGGGCAAGCGGATCGCCGTCCTCGAAATCGAGGGCGCCCGCTCCGACGCGCTGCGCAAGCAGGTGGCGTCGGTCGTGAGCCGGCGCCACCGCGTGCTGTCGCCGCGGCAGTATCACCGGGCCGCGCGCAAGGCGCATGCGACGCGGCTGCGGCCGATCGACGTGCGGCGCGTCGCGGCG
Above is a genomic segment from Deltaproteobacteria bacterium containing:
- a CDS encoding TetR/AcrR family transcriptional regulator, which produces MTPPLQPLEWVRPPQQARSAQTLERLLDAAEELIVERGLDGATVAEVARRAESSVGSFYNRFPDKQALLRCVADRFYRQAVDTACAVLDPARWHGYSLRDVVESCVAFLVDVFVQRRRLIRAISLAAADDPDLDAVGRRLGDAVAERVLALLDRRGETLDHPEPEVGVRVAVWLVLSALHAHCLHDDAPPPVPPRRLAAEITSMCLLYLHHKES
- a CDS encoding CoA pyrophosphatase; translation: MMLSKRQFETRLRGRLPPPPTCAPARAAVAAILRFDRDAPDVLLMKRATRPGDRWSGQVSLPGGREEPVDADLVATAIRETREEVGLDLARRGRLLGGLPPTRAIARGAVLPLAIVPFVFELVEPAPLALNAEAAAAFWLPLDRAVAGELDATHRYRLGPVEREFPCWRYEGHDVWGLTYRMLRDLLDVVTRG
- a CDS encoding ferritin-like domain-containing protein → MFLRKRNRSRHIPYGMFDLERSAAEAKRFAKCERIYHRGQELAWDGKQILQMLIDKHGRPQIPADTQRALGRLFNIILWGELAAWRISAQLADRLEPLEAKMAATSQAHDEARHFYVMYDYLRAIGFEPEPMDRAPEALLELVLDTDKLAYKLLGMQLMIETLALTLFQTVRELNVEPVLSELLTYYERDEARHVGLGMQYLPMLMKDMSRRQISMMLTFQCRVLFWAMWENKQLEPDYEVLGIDAREVLERGRRKQIAALSEAFVALGIPFDRERNIAVQALNAAGELMFPTADTRGRPLRQLAAAWQAFRGPSEVVGTDEFDAHSAHDIVTARGAVAPAERGSDLLKAVS
- a CDS encoding sulfite exporter TauE/SafE family protein, with the protein product MDGGAGTYLAVVAAGVAAGAINTVAGGGSMLTLPALMALGLPADVANGTNRLSVVSQSISGILGFRRAGALDEAAVAPVLLPTAAGAFAGAVLASRVPPGVLKPVLLATMVAVAALWLARPAAVTAPARARPRRLRDSPAGVAGLLAAGVYGGFVQAGVGFVLLSVLGGALRYGLAAANALKLVCTLVFGVVALAVFARAGQVAWGPAAVLAASTVVGSQLGVRFAVRAPPAAVRWIVFCAVVATCAGAYVRR